A window of Pullulanibacillus sp. KACC 23026 genomic DNA:
TCAACAACCGTGCTCACTTTACAATTTCTGAAATCATGCAAGAATTTAACATCTCTCGTTCGACAGCGATCAGAGATATCAAAGAGATCGAAGCCATGGGGATGCCGCTTGTTTCTGAAGTCGGAAGGGATGGGGGATATTTTGTCATGACCAACTCTGTCCTGCCAGAAGTCCGCTTTACCGATAATGAGGTCAAAGCGCTTTTTATTGCCTTTATGGCTACTCGAAATCAACAGTTGCCTTATTTAAAGAGTCGCCAATCTTTAGCAGAAAAATTACTTAGCCTCATCTCAGAAAACCAGCAAGAGAATCTCGTCCTGCTCAATCAAATCTTGCTCTTTGAAGGGACCAACCCCCATAATCCCGACATACTTGATCTATCAGATACCCCTCATCCTATTTTAGAAAAATTCATTCAAACCCTTCTTTTGGATAGATATTTATGGATTACAATTGACGAAGAGAAGGCCATAAAGTCTTATCCTATTTATCTCCTGCACCTTTATCGGGAGAAAAGTCATTGGTTAATTGAAGGGTACGACTTAAAAGAAGAAAAGAAAAAGATCTTTTCAGTCAACCAACTCCAGGATGTCACGCCTTACTCGTCAAAAAAAAGAGTAACTGAGCAAGAGATTTTAGAAAAAGTTAGAAAGCAGGAAAAAGTTATCAACCTTGTCATTGAGCTGGGACCAAAAGCGATCGCTCAGTTCAAAAAATACCATCCTATAAAAGTAACACTTTCCTATACGAATCCTTATCACAGTACTGCCGTGCTCAAGACTTTTATCCATGTTAATAATTCTGAAGAAATAACCGAAATAGTAAATTGGCTCCTTTTCTTAGGTGAGGATATGAAGGTAAGGGAAATGCCAGAAAAAGTCCTAGCAGGTTTACAAGAGAGATTACACTTATATAGGGGCAATTGTTGAATAGCTACCCGTTCCTTTGAAACACGGGGACGGTTCTCGCGTTTCATTCAGTAATATAAGACAGTCAAATTGTATTTAAAAAAGAGTTGGGAAATGTAAAATGGCAGGGAGGGAGCTTATGAGGTGTTTATAAAGAAAATACCACTTCGGACTTGCAACTGCGACCACTTGACCTTTTAGCGCGCGCAGCCACTTCTGACCTACAACCGCGGCCACCTGATCCGTTCGGCAGCCGGCCACCTATCTCCGTTAGCACGTCTCCTGCAAAAGAAGGGCCTATGCTCTTATTGACTATATGTGCATATGAGCATATATTAAAAGGAGAAGGTTAAATGTTCATAAATTTATGAAAGGAGATTATAAATGAATTTCGATGAAGATGAAAAGAATAAAACGAATTCATTCAAAGTATTGAATGAGGAAACTCTTTTTATAGTTTCTCAAACTTTTAAAGCCTTATCGGATAACACAAGAATAAGGATTCTATTTTTACTTTCCCAAAAGGAATGTTCAGTAAATGAGATCGCTGAGGTATTAGGACTTCACCAATCCACCGTATCGCACCAGTTGAGCTTTTTGAAAAATCTCCGTTTGGTCAAGTTTAGAAGAGAAGGAACGACGATGTTTTATTCTAATGATGACCAGCATATTATCAACCTTTTGACACAAGCAATTGAGCATGCCTGTCACGATTAAATTCTTAAAAAAAGGAGATTTAATATGGAACAAAGTCACAATCACGATCATGATCACGATCATGGGGATGTATTCCACTCTCATGCACCGGCTGGAAAAATGAAGCTTGCCTTTTTTCTAACAGCCGTCATTTTAATTGTAGAATTTATTGGAGGGCTGATTTCACACAGTCTGGCTCTGTTGTCGGACGCGGGGCATGTATTGACTGACATAGGGGCAATCGGTCTGTCTTGGTATGCTATGAAGCAATCTGAAAAGCCCGCCAATGAAGGGATGACATTCGGGTATTATCGTGCGGGAATATTAGCGGCTTTTATTAACGGAATAACGCTAATTCTAATTACACTTTGGATTCTATGGGAAGCCGTGCATCGTTTTCAAAATCCAGAGCATGTGACTCCCACTTGGATGTTTATTAGTGCTGGAGTGGGATTAGCCATGAATCTCTATCTTGGATTAGGTATGCGTCATGAAGAGAACATTAATGTCAAAAGTGCTGTTTTGCATATGTTAGGAGACGCTGCGGCTTCTGCTGGTGTTATTGTTGGGGGTATCGTCATTGCCTTTACTCATTGGTACGTCATAGATCCCATTTTGAGCGTGCTTATTGCTTTGCTCATCGCATTTGGCGCTTGGAAAATTATTAAACAAACGGTCAGCATTTTGATGGAGGGAACTCCTAGTGGTATTGAAATTCCCAAAGTGGTAAACGCCATCTTATCTGTAAAAGGCATTCAGCATGTCCACGACTTACATGTTTGGACGATTACAAGCGGACGGAACGCACTTTCTTGCCACGTTGTTGTTGATGGGAAAATGATGGTTGAAGAATCTCAACAACTGTTGCGTGAAATCGAGCATCGATTAATTCACCTAGGGATTGGTCATGTAACTATTCAAACTGAAGATCCTTCCCATTTGCACGACGAATCAATCCTCTGTAACAACGACGCCATGCATGATCACCATCATTAATTAATGGTGGGGTAGAATGAGATCAATTATAAAAAGAGAGAAACCATCACGAACGAGGAAGGCATTCCAAAAAAAGGAGTTCTGTGACTGCGGTGAAACGCGGGGGTGAAACGCGGGGACGGTTCTCGCGTTTCCAATAGTCATTCATTGAAATACCCATTTTCATCTTTAGAGTATTCCGTATGAAATAATGGATCCCCCGAGAGGAAGGTCAATCCAAATGAAATTAAGAGATAGACAGTTAGAGGTCTTATGGATAGCCCGTATAGATTACTCAAGAAATAGTGGTATAAAGGAGCATGCTCATGATTTCTATCAGTTACTGTTAATTATTGAAGGAGAAGGTACTGTTAAATGCAATGGGCAGTTGTATCCTATAAGTTCAAAGCACTGTTATCTATTTAAAAAGGGAGTTCAGCATAGTTTCAGCTTTATAAATGATTCGATCACAATAGATATTAAGTTTTCATTATCGGAAGAACTTGAAGAGACCATCATGAAAAGTGAATGGGATGGGGGCGTCCAATTTGATAATGTTTCCTTATTTAAGGAATTAGTACAACTTTCAAGTTTAAATTTGAAGGAAGCCAATGATCTAGTGCCCTTCAGAGTTGATGTTGGATTTAAAGGAATCTTGCTAAAAATTCTACAGGATAAATTAACTGAAAATAAGTCTAATCAGGTCCCAGTGACTATCAGTGAATCGAATGAAGGCTTTCCGATGGTCCAATATTTAAAGCAAAATCTTTCGTCAACCATTAATTTGAAAGAAATGGCGGATCATTTTGGCTTTCATCCTCATTATCTAATTGAACTATTTAAAAAGAACTTAGGGACGACACCGATGCAGTATTTGCAAACTCTCCGTATTGAAAAGGCGAAGGAATACCTTGAATTTTCATCCCATTCCATTTCGGAAATTGCAGATTTGATTGGATTAACCCCCCAATATTTATCAAGGCTTTGTGTGGAACGCTATGGGAAGTCTCCTAGTAAAATTCGTGAACAAATGCGGACTGTTGTTGGAAAAGATATTATTCTCGAACAAGATTTTATGATAACTTCCCAGCCGGTTATCACAACTACTGAAAACATCTGAAGCTTTTAGTGAAGGGCGAAAAGGGAGCTATCAACGTCAACCTAGATAGTTAAAATAAGAACTGAGTTATTAGTAGGGGTTTCTAGGTCATAAAGCCATTGACTATTAGGGGGTGATGGGTATAAAAAAGACCCCTGATGATTACATCAGGAGCCACATCCTTTCAAACACAAATCTAGTGATGTAAATTTTTTTGGATGATTTCGAGGATTTCTTGATAACTAGCTTGATCTAATAGTTTTTTATTAAGTGGAGAGTTTACAAAAGCTTCTCCCCATTCAAGTGAGCCCGCGTATTTCGGAACAAGATGAACATGCAGATGGGAAACAAGGTCACCATAAATCGCATAATTAATCTTATCTGGCTGAAAGACTTCGTGTAGTGTTTGGGCTGCATTGGAGACATCTTTCATAAAGAACTGAAGCTCTTGATCATCCAATTGGAAGATCTCCGTAGCATGCTTGTCATAGGCAAGGATGCATCGGCCTTTATGGCTTTGGTCTTTGTTCAAATAGAGGGTGGATACGTTTAACTTTTTGACCTCAATCATTATACGTTCAAGTTCTTGATTCTTGCAGCAGTAAAAGCAATCTAGATGTTCATTCGTAGTAGTTCCAAGCGATTTAAGCATTTAAGGTTTTACCTCACAATCAATCATCACATGAATGGTTTTCCCGCTTCGTTCATCTCGTACTTTAAAAGCTTCTTCTATTTTTTCAAGAGGGAAAATATGTGTAATGGTTTCTTTGGTGTTCACTAGACCATCCATTACAAGGCGTAATCCTTCCTCGAAGAATCTTCTATTATCAATGTCACGCTTGGGCTCGGTAGACAAAATGTCTAAACGTTTTTTGTGAACTTTAAAGAAATCAATTGGCATATGGCTCGTTCCAATACACCCATACATGACAATACGCCCGTTTTGGGCAGCTGCATCAATGGCATCCACCATCCCGGCCCCCTCTAAAAGGCAAGGGATTACGACATCAAAACCGTCTGGAAAGTCTTTTCCTACTATATCCATTGTTTTTGTATCAGATGAAGGTAGTTTATAAGTATGTGTTGCTCCATATTTTTTTGCGAGTTCCAATTTTTCGTCGAATAGATCTGTAACGACAAGATTTCTCGGACTGAAAAGGCTAATAACTTGTGTCATTGCGAGGCCACTAACACCTTGACCCATAATCAGGACATTTTTATTTGGTGAAATTTCAGCGCGTTCAGCGGTATGAATGAGAGGGGGTAATACCTCTATTAGGGATGCTTCTATTAAAGGAAAATCCTTTGGTAAGACCTTGACTGCAAATGGGCTGCAGCAAACATACTCTGCAAATGCTCCCCATACATAACGTAACGCAACGTGATCTCCCTCTTTTAAACCAATCACATTTTCCCCAACCTTATCTATAATGCCAGCCACTTCATGACCTAGGCGGGTAGGATAAGTAAGGAATTCTGGTTCACGTGCCCCACGGTAAACCTCGAGGTCACTTCCACAGATTCCAACCCATTTCACCTTAATTCTGACTTCTTCTTCACTAGGTTCTGGGATAAGAGCCCTCTGAATGCTTATGGAACCAATGTCTTTCATAACAGCGCAAATTTGGGTGTCGGGACCTTCAGTTTCTACTAATTCCATTGGCGGAACGGTCATTTTTCGTACCATCTATAAAACCTCCAAAATAAAGTGTTGTTAAATCTCTTCTGTTGCTTGTGATATTAAAAGTTTAGGAGAAAGACTGTTAATTTTCCATGCCGAAAACTCATTTAAACTTAATCAAAAGTCATAAGTTTAATTTCCAAACACGTGATGTCACTCCATCGGCTGTCTTTTAACCGGATGTGTCCATATTGGAAAAGTCCTATAAAAACTCAATTCGAATACATTAATAGCCTTTTTATAGGTTCCATACATATGAGGGGAGTATGGAAAGTTATAGCCGTGGAGTCTTATAGGAACGATCAAGTAACCCGTTCCATAAGTGATAAAAAGTCGAAATAATAAACATCTGAGTTTTCGATAATAAAATATGGGTTTCCGATATAGCCTTATTCCATGCGTATAGACTAAAATTATGGCAAAGATAGTGAAAGGGGTTACAAAAATGATAAGCAGACAGGAATATGAACAAATAAGAGAAGAAGCACTAAGTTACCTTGAGAAAGCTAGCATCGTCCTTTCCCCGCAAGAAATAGAGTCATTCGAAGTGGCGGATTTTGGCTTAGGTCGAATTCGGGAGCTTGGTTTACAATTGGTTGTCTATGTAAATACCGATCGATATTGTGCAAAGGAACTTATTTTACTACCGAGACAAACCTGCCCTGAACATCTTCACCCTTCAGTAAATGGAGTTCTTGGTAAAGAAGAAACGTTCCGCTGTCGGAAAGGAACGGTCTATTTATATGTTCCAGGTTTAAAAACGGAAGATCCCAAAGCCATAATCCCTGATGGATATAGTGAATACTTAACTGTTTGGAATGAAATTGTGCTGAATCCTGGTGAACAATATACTATTCCTCCGCACACGGCCCATTGGTTCCAGGCGGGGGATGAAGGAGCCATTGTTTCGGAATTCTCATCAACCAGTACAGACGAAAATGATCGTTTTATAGATCCAAGAATAAATAGAATGCCTGTTGTCTCGGACTGAAACCTTAAGGAGTAAGAATCGTGGGTGTTGCAAAAAGAAAAACAAACAAGGCAACAAATCTGTTAATTTTATTTGTAATATTCAGTTATTAAAGGGGATTGAGGTGCAAACGAATGGGTAAAAGCATACCTTCAAAGCGTTGGGTTCGTATTATACCGGTAGCCTTATTAATGTACACGATTGCTTATATTGATAAATCAAACGTGAGTTTTGCTTTTTCAGGTATGGAAAAGGATTTGGGTTTTGGTGCTACCGTATCGGGTCTAGTTACAGGAATATTATTTTTCGGTTATCTCTTTACGCAAATGGCTGGCGGCTATATGGCATCACGAATGAGCCCAAAGAAAATTGTGTTTTATTTACTAATTATTTGGGGAATATTTGCAATGCTCACCGGATTGGTGCAAAACTTAACTGAACTGTTAACGGCAAGATTTCTCTTAGGACTAGCAGAAGGCGGCGTTTTCCCTTCCGTCATCGTTTTATTTAGTAAATGGTTCCCTAATAAAGAAAGAGCTAGAGCAACTGGCTACTGGATTCTCTGTCAAGCCATTGGATCAATTATAATGGCACCGTTATCAGGCTGGATATTGTATCTTTTCAACTGGCGATATTTATTTTTTATAGAAGGTGCTTTGCCATTGGTATGGGCCATTATTTGGTGGATCTTCATTTCTGACGATCCTAAGCAAGCAAAGTGGCTTTCAGAAGAAGAACGATCATATATACTTACAGAACTAGAAAAAGAACAAAAGGCTATAAATACTGGAAGTGAAAAAATATCTTATCCTAAGGCAATACGTGACAAACGCGTTTGGATTTTATTGTCTTACCTGTTTTTTGAACAAATTGGCTATTACGGAGTTAGCATGTGGTTACCAACTATAGTAAAGAGCTTTAGTCACCAAGGAAGTGTAGGGGTTGGTTATTTAACCGCATTGCCATGGATTGCTGCGATGATCGGGATCATTCTCAACTCAAAGCATTCAGATAAAACGGGTGAACGAATCAAACATGCTTCTTTTCCGCTTCTAATTGGTGCAGTTCTTTTGATCGTTTCTGTATTATTAGGCGCCTCTCATCCAGTATGGAGTTTGATCGTTACAATACTCGCTGTTGGGACAATGAACTCTTATAATGGAGTAGTTTGGGCTATTCCAGCTGCTATATTTACGTCAGAAAACTTAGGTGGAACCGTTGGATTTATAAACGGAATAGCAAATCTAGGTGGCTTCTTCGGACCATTTATTGTCGGATTCCTCATTCAATCAAGCGGTCACTTCATGTTTGGTACTATATTTAATGCTTTATGCCTAGTTATATCTGGCCTTGTCATCCTCCCACTTGCTACATCTGTTTCCAAACCAAAAGTAGCGCAGACCAAAGCCGTGTAGGATACGGGGACGGATCTTGCGTTTCACCCGCGCGCCAGCAAAGGGACACGGGGACGGATCTCGCGTTTCACCCGCGCGCCAGCAAAGGGACACGGGGACGGGATCTCGCGTTTCACCCGCGCGCCAGCATGGGACACGGGGACGGATCTTGCGTTTCACCCGCGCGCCAGCAAAGGGACACGGGGACGGATCTTGCGTTTCACCCGCGCGCCAGCATGGGACACGGGGACGGATCTTGCGTTTCACCCGCGCGCCAGCAAAGTGAAACGCGAGAACCGTCCCTGCGTTTCCTCGCGTTCCAATTGCATTCCGACTTAATATGTGCTAAGACAGAACTAGAGATTATAGGGATAGTGGTGTGGTGTTGATGATGATTACGGCTTTGTTTATAGCGCCTTATGCGGCGATGGAACCGTTGATTATGGATTGTTTAAGGGACGAGAATGGTCTTGATCTTCGTATAAAGGTTGGGAATTTGCAAGAAGGGGTGGCGCTTGCTAAAGAGGCGGAGGAGCAAGGGGTGGACGTCATTATTAGTCGTGGCGGAACCGCGAAGCTCATTGGCGAGGCGATTGATCTTCCTGTTATTGATGTGCCGGTTTCGGGCTATGATATGCTCCGCGTCTTGACGATTGCGAATGATTTTCCTCGAAAAAAAGCAATTGTTGGTTTCCCAAACATCACGCTTGGAGCCAAAGCGATTATTGACCTTTTGGAAATCCCTATTGATACGTTTACGATTAATGATGAGGCCGAGACGGAGCCGCTGTTGGCTCAATTAAAGCAAGAGGGCTATGAACTCATCATGGGGGACGTCGTGACCTTTGAAGCCGCTAACAAACTGGGGCTTTTGGGCATCCTCATTCAATCGGGGCGAGAGGCAATTCTGGATGCGTTTAAAGAAGCAAAAATGGTTTCAAAGTGGCTGGTTAAGCGAAAACAAGAGATCGACGGGCTAAGGACGCTTTTACAAGTGACGGCGGGTGATTTTATGGTGCTCTCCGAAGCGGGTGAAGTGGTCTATGAACAATGGAAGACCTTCTCCGAGAGACCTTTTTCTCCTCAATCCGTGACCTTTCTATCGGATGCCAAAAAACGAGAGGTGGTTCAGACCGATGGCACAAACGGGGAACACCTGAAGTTAGTCAAAACGAAGGTGGAGACCGAAAGAGGCACACTGCTTGTCTGCGAATGCACCCGTTTAAAACATGCTGAGGCAGCGGAGGAGCTTTTAAAGGTGAACGTCATTTCTCGACCGATGGTGATTCACCAAAGTGAGGCGATGACGACCTGCCTGAACATGATCAATCGCTATCTGTCTTATGACCAATTTGCTTTGATTGGACAGAGAGGGACAGGCAAGGAATTGATTGCTCAGTACATCCATTTTCACAAATTCCAAGGCAATGGCTTATTTGCCTCCGTTAAGGCAGAGGATGCCATTCGCCTGAAGCTCGAGCAAATCGATCCGGATATCCTAACGCTTTATATTCATTCGATTGAACTCCTGGACGAACTGTTAAGGGATGAATTAGGCCGTCGTCTGGCTGCTTTAAAGGATAGCGGGAAAGTGCTTATTTTTTCGACGATAGAAGAAGCCTCTCTTTGGGAAGTGAAAATTTATAAAGATGATATCATCCGCATTCCGATTCCAGCCCTTGCAGAAAGAAAGGAAGATCTGAAGGAACTGGTGACGTCCTTTATCCTTCATTTTAATCAAACGTTAGGGACCTCGGCAGTTCGCATCAATGATAAGGGCTTGGCTCTATTATCTCACTATCATTGGCCGGGGAATGTAGAGGAATTAAGGGCCGTTATTAAAGACGCGGTGCTGATGGAAAATGAATATGTCATTCAGGAACAACTGATTAAGCGGCTGTTGGAACGAAAACAGGCAGAGTCGGCGGATGTGCCGCTGGATTTGTTGAGCGGATCATTAGAGAGCATCGAGAAACGAATTATTGAAAAAGTCCTCGAACAAGAGGGGTATAATCAAACTAAAGCAGCGAAACGTCTTCAAATTAATCGCTCAACCCTCTGGCGGAAGTTGAAAAGTGATGATTAGGAAAAAATCGGATCATAGGTATCCTCGTGAAATCGAGAGCCTGTGATCTTTTTTTATGACTATCGAAGAACGGCATCGTGAGAGCATGCCCGCAGAAGCTTAACGGGTTTACTTGTGAGGTGCAAAACTCTAATTATCACCTTAAATCACGCTACTATTCACAATAAAATCACAGAAAGAAAAGACTAGTAAACGTCAAAACAACCGAATCTTTTGAGATTCGGTTGTTTTACTTTCATAAAAGGCAATCGATTACCTATTTCGTTAAATGGCTAGAGTGAACTTTCTAAATAAGCGGAGAAATTCCGCTTATTTAGAAATCAGCACCAAAAATAGCTAAAATAGACGGAGAAATTCCGACTATTGACTCAAAAAACATGAAAATTGGTCATTTCTTTTTGTTTAAACGGAAAAACTCCGCTTATTTACGACGAACTGAACCCTACTTTGGTTGATAACGGAAAAATCTCCGCTTATTTCAACGATCACAGGTGACGCTAAAATTTCTTGT
This region includes:
- a CDS encoding HTH domain-containing protein, with amino-acid sequence MKKVERINVIMRYINNRAHFTISEIMQEFNISRSTAIRDIKEIEAMGMPLVSEVGRDGGYFVMTNSVLPEVRFTDNEVKALFIAFMATRNQQLPYLKSRQSLAEKLLSLISENQQENLVLLNQILLFEGTNPHNPDILDLSDTPHPILEKFIQTLLLDRYLWITIDEEKAIKSYPIYLLHLYREKSHWLIEGYDLKEEKKKIFSVNQLQDVTPYSSKKRVTEQEILEKVRKQEKVINLVIELGPKAIAQFKKYHPIKVTLSYTNPYHSTAVLKTFIHVNNSEEITEIVNWLLFLGEDMKVREMPEKVLAGLQERLHLYRGNC
- a CDS encoding metalloregulator ArsR/SmtB family transcription factor, which produces MNFDEDEKNKTNSFKVLNEETLFIVSQTFKALSDNTRIRILFLLSQKECSVNEIAEVLGLHQSTVSHQLSFLKNLRLVKFRREGTTMFYSNDDQHIINLLTQAIEHACHD
- a CDS encoding cation diffusion facilitator family transporter, with the protein product MEQSHNHDHDHDHGDVFHSHAPAGKMKLAFFLTAVILIVEFIGGLISHSLALLSDAGHVLTDIGAIGLSWYAMKQSEKPANEGMTFGYYRAGILAAFINGITLILITLWILWEAVHRFQNPEHVTPTWMFISAGVGLAMNLYLGLGMRHEENINVKSAVLHMLGDAAASAGVIVGGIVIAFTHWYVIDPILSVLIALLIAFGAWKIIKQTVSILMEGTPSGIEIPKVVNAILSVKGIQHVHDLHVWTITSGRNALSCHVVVDGKMMVEESQQLLREIEHRLIHLGIGHVTIQTEDPSHLHDESILCNNDAMHDHHH
- a CDS encoding AraC family transcriptional regulator; translated protein: MKLRDRQLEVLWIARIDYSRNSGIKEHAHDFYQLLLIIEGEGTVKCNGQLYPISSKHCYLFKKGVQHSFSFINDSITIDIKFSLSEELEETIMKSEWDGGVQFDNVSLFKELVQLSSLNLKEANDLVPFRVDVGFKGILLKILQDKLTENKSNQVPVTISESNEGFPMVQYLKQNLSSTINLKEMADHFGFHPHYLIELFKKNLGTTPMQYLQTLRIEKAKEYLEFSSHSISEIADLIGLTPQYLSRLCVERYGKSPSKIREQMRTVVGKDIILEQDFMITSQPVITTTENI
- a CDS encoding HIT family protein: MLKSLGTTTNEHLDCFYCCKNQELERIMIEVKKLNVSTLYLNKDQSHKGRCILAYDKHATEIFQLDDQELQFFMKDVSNAAQTLHEVFQPDKINYAIYGDLVSHLHVHLVPKYAGSLEWGEAFVNSPLNKKLLDQASYQEILEIIQKNLHH
- a CDS encoding alcohol dehydrogenase catalytic domain-containing protein; protein product: MVRKMTVPPMELVETEGPDTQICAVMKDIGSISIQRALIPEPSEEEVRIKVKWVGICGSDLEVYRGAREPEFLTYPTRLGHEVAGIIDKVGENVIGLKEGDHVALRYVWGAFAEYVCCSPFAVKVLPKDFPLIEASLIEVLPPLIHTAERAEISPNKNVLIMGQGVSGLAMTQVISLFSPRNLVVTDLFDEKLELAKKYGATHTYKLPSSDTKTMDIVGKDFPDGFDVVIPCLLEGAGMVDAIDAAAQNGRIVMYGCIGTSHMPIDFFKVHKKRLDILSTEPKRDIDNRRFFEEGLRLVMDGLVNTKETITHIFPLEKIEEAFKVRDERSGKTIHVMIDCEVKP
- a CDS encoding D-lyxose/D-mannose family sugar isomerase, which produces MISRQEYEQIREEALSYLEKASIVLSPQEIESFEVADFGLGRIRELGLQLVVYVNTDRYCAKELILLPRQTCPEHLHPSVNGVLGKEETFRCRKGTVYLYVPGLKTEDPKAIIPDGYSEYLTVWNEIVLNPGEQYTIPPHTAHWFQAGDEGAIVSEFSSTSTDENDRFIDPRINRMPVVSD
- a CDS encoding MFS transporter, producing the protein MGKSIPSKRWVRIIPVALLMYTIAYIDKSNVSFAFSGMEKDLGFGATVSGLVTGILFFGYLFTQMAGGYMASRMSPKKIVFYLLIIWGIFAMLTGLVQNLTELLTARFLLGLAEGGVFPSVIVLFSKWFPNKERARATGYWILCQAIGSIIMAPLSGWILYLFNWRYLFFIEGALPLVWAIIWWIFISDDPKQAKWLSEEERSYILTELEKEQKAINTGSEKISYPKAIRDKRVWILLSYLFFEQIGYYGVSMWLPTIVKSFSHQGSVGVGYLTALPWIAAMIGIILNSKHSDKTGERIKHASFPLLIGAVLLIVSVLLGASHPVWSLIVTILAVGTMNSYNGVVWAIPAAIFTSENLGGTVGFINGIANLGGFFGPFIVGFLIQSSGHFMFGTIFNALCLVISGLVILPLATSVSKPKVAQTKAV
- a CDS encoding PrpR N-terminal domain-containing protein; the protein is MMITALFIAPYAAMEPLIMDCLRDENGLDLRIKVGNLQEGVALAKEAEEQGVDVIISRGGTAKLIGEAIDLPVIDVPVSGYDMLRVLTIANDFPRKKAIVGFPNITLGAKAIIDLLEIPIDTFTINDEAETEPLLAQLKQEGYELIMGDVVTFEAANKLGLLGILIQSGREAILDAFKEAKMVSKWLVKRKQEIDGLRTLLQVTAGDFMVLSEAGEVVYEQWKTFSERPFSPQSVTFLSDAKKREVVQTDGTNGEHLKLVKTKVETERGTLLVCECTRLKHAEAAEELLKVNVISRPMVIHQSEAMTTCLNMINRYLSYDQFALIGQRGTGKELIAQYIHFHKFQGNGLFASVKAEDAIRLKLEQIDPDILTLYIHSIELLDELLRDELGRRLAALKDSGKVLIFSTIEEASLWEVKIYKDDIIRIPIPALAERKEDLKELVTSFILHFNQTLGTSAVRINDKGLALLSHYHWPGNVEELRAVIKDAVLMENEYVIQEQLIKRLLERKQAESADVPLDLLSGSLESIEKRIIEKVLEQEGYNQTKAAKRLQINRSTLWRKLKSDD